A stretch of DNA from Candidatus Polarisedimenticolaceae bacterium:
CCTCCTTACGCCGGTTCCGGGCCCCTCAGCCCTGCCGCTGCTTGTGCTTGGGGTTGTCGCAAATCACGCGCACCACCCCCTTGCGCCGGACGATCTTGCACTTGTCGCAAACCTTCTTCACCGAAGCCCGGACCTTCATCTTCCTCTCCCGCGCCTTCGCCTACTTGTACCGGTAGACGATGCGCCCGCGCGTCAGGTCGTACGGCGAGAGCTCCACGAGCACCCGATCGCCGGGAAGGATGCGGATGAAGTGCTTGCGCATCTTCCCGGAGATGTGGGCGAGCACGCGGTGCTTGTTCTCGAGCTCCACCCGGAACATCGCGTTCGGGAGGGGTTCGACCACCGTGGCCTCGACCTGAATCGCCTCTTCCTTCGACATTCGTTACGCCTGCCCCCGAGGGTCGCCGAGCACCCGCGGGCCGTCCTCCGTGACCGCCACGGAGAACTCGAAGTGGGCCGAAAGACTGCCGTCCCGGGTCCGGGCGGTCCAGCCGTCGGCCGCGCTCAGGAGGACCTCCGGGCCGCCGGCGTTCACCATCGGCT
This window harbors:
- the rpmJ gene encoding 50S ribosomal protein L36; protein product: MKVRASVKKVCDKCKIVRRKGVVRVICDNPKHKQRQG
- the infA gene encoding translation initiation factor IF-1, coding for MSKEEAIQVEATVVEPLPNAMFRVELENKHRVLAHISGKMRKHFIRILPGDRVLVELSPYDLTRGRIVYRYK